The following coding sequences are from one Lentimicrobiaceae bacterium window:
- the prfA gene encoding peptide chain release factor 1 yields MLDKLQAIYERFLDIEKQMSNPDVMQDMKTYIKLSKDHKDLQPIIENYKVYKNIIDSIETGKLILEEEKDEEMREFAKTELDDLLEKKEELEEEIRLQLIPGDPQDSKNAIVEIRAGTGGDEASIFAGDLYRMYTRYCENKGWAVSTVSLTEGTMGGFKEIIFDVKGEGVYGLLKYESGVHRVQRVPVTETQGRVHTSAASVAVLPEADEFDVEINQNDIRKDTFCSSGPGGQSVNTTYSAVRLTHIPTGIVVSIQDEKSQIRNLEKAMTVLRTRLYELEYQKYMDDVSKKRKTMVSTGDRSAKIRTYNYPQSRVTDHRINLSTHDLTSFMSGEIQDFIDALQLAENAERLKAAGEGDE; encoded by the coding sequence ATGTTAGACAAATTACAAGCGATATACGAGCGATTTTTGGATATTGAAAAGCAAATGAGCAATCCTGACGTGATGCAGGATATGAAAACATACATTAAACTTAGCAAAGACCACAAAGACCTTCAACCAATTATAGAAAACTATAAAGTTTACAAAAACATAATAGATTCGATTGAGACGGGAAAATTAATTTTGGAAGAAGAGAAAGACGAGGAGATGCGAGAGTTTGCCAAAACCGAATTGGACGATTTACTGGAAAAGAAGGAAGAATTGGAAGAAGAAATACGTTTACAATTAATCCCCGGCGATCCGCAGGATAGCAAAAATGCTATTGTTGAAATTAGAGCCGGTACAGGTGGAGACGAAGCAAGTATTTTTGCAGGCGACCTTTATCGTATGTACACACGTTACTGCGAAAATAAAGGTTGGGCAGTTAGTACGGTGAGTCTGACCGAAGGTACAATGGGTGGATTTAAAGAAATTATTTTTGACGTTAAAGGTGAAGGTGTTTACGGATTGCTAAAATACGAATCGGGCGTGCATCGTGTGCAGCGTGTGCCTGTTACCGAAACGCAAGGCAGAGTACATACTTCGGCAGCTTCTGTGGCTGTGTTACCCGAAGCCGACGAGTTTGACGTTGAAATTAATCAAAACGATATTAGAAAAGACACATTTTGTTCGTCGGGTCCGGGCGGACAGAGCGTAAATACAACTTACTCGGCTGTGCGACTTACACACATTCCCACAGGTATTGTGGTCTCCATTCAAGATGAAAAATCGCAGATAAGAAACTTGGAAAAAGCCATGACCGTACTGCGTACCAGACTTTACGAACTTGAATACCAAAAATATATGGACGATGTTTCGAAAAAGCGTAAGACTATGGTTTCAACCGGCGACCGTTCGGCAAAAATTAGGACTTACAACTATCCGCAAAGTCGTGTAACCGACCATAGGATAAACCTTTCTACCCACGATTTAACTTCATTTATGAGCGGAGAAATTCAAGATTTTATCGATGCACTTCAACTTGCCGAAAACGCCGAAAGACTTAAAGCTGCAGGAGAAGGGGATGAGTGA
- a CDS encoding fumarylacetoacetate hydrolase family protein, which produces MKIACVLNGFSNNFFNTKQNANKPTFYLIPDTTLLKNNKPFFYPYFTENLACCCGIMIKINKVSKHIPIEFANSYIESYCLAVQFIATDLLAHSINNNLPYTNALCFDNALALTNFVAVENIDTLNNVTFSMKNNSENVVSNSIKNLNFDFAQIISSLSKIMTVKTGDLIFVGDYDSTAENIKIGDKITASTSDDVLSLETRIR; this is translated from the coding sequence ATGAAAATTGCTTGTGTGCTTAATGGCTTTTCAAATAATTTTTTCAACACAAAACAAAACGCAAATAAGCCGACTTTTTACTTAATTCCAGATACAACTTTATTGAAAAATAATAAGCCGTTTTTTTATCCGTACTTTACCGAAAACTTGGCTTGTTGCTGCGGAATTATGATTAAAATTAATAAAGTCAGTAAGCATATACCTATAGAATTTGCCAATTCGTACATAGAATCTTACTGCCTTGCTGTTCAGTTTATTGCAACAGATTTGCTTGCCCACAGCATTAATAATAATCTTCCTTATACAAACGCTTTATGTTTCGACAATGCCTTGGCTCTGACCAATTTTGTCGCCGTTGAAAACATTGATACGTTAAACAATGTTACGTTCAGCATGAAAAACAACAGCGAGAATGTTGTAAGTAATTCCATTAAGAATTTGAATTTTGATTTTGCTCAAATAATTTCGTCGCTATCGAAGATAATGACTGTAAAAACCGGTGATTTAATTTTTGTTGGAGATTATGACTCTACCGCTGAAAACATTAAAATTGGAGATAAAATCACCGCATCTACAAGTGATGATGTTTTGAGCTTGGAAACTAGAATAAGGTAG